Proteins from a single region of Haloarcula laminariae:
- a CDS encoding branched-chain amino acid ABC transporter permease — MSTDTISDILDTEAPLLSWETWDQVKHTERFVALAAAVFALSFSYLFGRAPVISGIFRGYHGLAITILIWSIFALGFNLLLGQTGLLSFGHAMFFGTASYAAALFSIHVHADPLAIILVGVLAAVALGALSALILLRLHTVYFSIVALAIAQFLFFLAREPLVEITKGINGLDVARIPVLGLFELDHRYRGVLGMVIVDNLYLFIGVFFVAVVVFITRVRKSPYGLIFKAIRENETRASFVGLNVWRYKFAAFILSAAIVGLAGSLMAVNTQFAGVERLYWQVSGDIVVMAVLGGLGTIAGPIIGTFVFYYFKGIVNGFPMLGDYWLLLLALSFTAVVWVYPDGIWGMVTDFTSALREPEELVADTKQRLRDLAPGGDG, encoded by the coding sequence ATGAGTACTGACACGATCAGCGACATCCTTGACACCGAAGCGCCGTTGCTTAGCTGGGAGACGTGGGACCAGGTCAAACACACCGAGCGGTTCGTCGCGCTGGCAGCGGCGGTGTTTGCCCTCTCGTTCTCGTATCTCTTCGGCCGGGCCCCGGTTATCTCGGGTATCTTCCGCGGGTATCACGGCCTCGCAATCACGATACTCATCTGGTCCATCTTCGCGCTGGGGTTCAACCTCCTGTTGGGCCAGACCGGGCTCCTCTCCTTCGGTCACGCGATGTTCTTCGGGACGGCGAGCTACGCCGCGGCGCTGTTCTCGATACACGTCCACGCCGACCCCCTCGCCATCATCCTGGTGGGCGTGTTGGCCGCGGTCGCGCTCGGCGCCCTCTCGGCGCTGATTTTGCTCCGTCTGCACACCGTCTACTTCTCTATCGTCGCACTCGCTATCGCGCAGTTCCTCTTCTTCCTCGCCCGGGAGCCGCTGGTCGAGATAACGAAGGGTATCAACGGCCTCGACGTGGCCCGCATCCCGGTCTTGGGGCTCTTCGAACTCGACCACCGGTACCGCGGTGTCCTCGGGATGGTCATCGTGGACAACCTGTACCTCTTCATCGGCGTCTTCTTCGTCGCCGTCGTCGTGTTCATCACACGCGTCCGAAAATCGCCCTACGGGCTGATTTTCAAGGCCATACGCGAAAACGAGACGCGGGCATCGTTCGTCGGACTCAACGTCTGGCGCTACAAGTTCGCGGCGTTCATCCTCTCGGCGGCGATTGTCGGCCTCGCCGGGAGCCTGATGGCCGTCAACACGCAGTTCGCCGGCGTCGAACGGCTCTACTGGCAGGTCAGCGGTGACATCGTCGTGATGGCCGTCCTCGGCGGGCTGGGGACGATTGCCGGCCCGATTATCGGGACCTTCGTCTTCTACTACTTCAAGGGCATCGTCAACGGGTTCCCCATGCTGGGGGACTACTGGCTGCTCCTGTTGGCGCTGTCTTTCACCGCTGTCGTGTGGGTCTACCCCGACGGTATCTGGGGTATGGTCACGGACTTCACGAGCGCGCTCCGTGAGCCTGAGGAACTCGTGGCGGACACGAAGCAACGTCTCAGAGACCTCGCGCCGGGAGGTGACGGATAA
- a CDS encoding ABC transporter ATP-binding protein codes for MALLETQGLRKEFGGLTALDGVDIAVEEGELVSLIGPNGAGKSTLINTITGRLTPTDGEIYYGGTDLIGMAPFEIAQLGVGRSFQTASILPELTVRENIQVASFATEHGSFSVNFLRRRDSFDAVQKRTDDILRTIELESKADMDAKSLPYGDKRRLEVAIALATDPDLLFMDEPTAGMSPTETEMTVDLIDDLLSDWGMTIFLVEHDMDIVFDISDRIFTLHQGELIAKGTPAEIRDHPAVREAYLGGDEA; via the coding sequence ATGGCACTGCTCGAAACACAGGGACTACGAAAGGAATTCGGCGGCCTCACGGCCCTCGACGGCGTGGATATCGCCGTCGAAGAGGGAGAGCTGGTGTCGCTCATCGGTCCCAACGGGGCCGGTAAGTCGACGCTCATCAACACCATCACGGGGCGGCTGACGCCGACAGACGGCGAAATCTACTACGGCGGCACCGACCTCATCGGAATGGCGCCGTTCGAAATCGCCCAACTCGGCGTCGGACGGTCGTTCCAGACGGCGTCGATTCTGCCGGAACTGACCGTCCGCGAGAACATCCAGGTCGCGTCGTTCGCGACGGAACACGGCTCGTTCTCGGTCAACTTCCTCCGCCGGCGTGACTCCTTCGACGCGGTGCAGAAACGAACGGACGACATCCTTCGGACGATCGAACTCGAATCGAAGGCCGACATGGACGCCAAGTCACTGCCGTACGGTGACAAGCGACGGCTCGAAGTCGCCATCGCGCTCGCGACCGACCCGGACCTCCTGTTCATGGACGAACCCACGGCCGGGATGTCCCCCACGGAGACCGAGATGACGGTCGATCTCATCGACGACCTCCTCTCGGATTGGGGCATGACGATATTCCTCGTCGAACACGACATGGACATCGTCTTCGATATCTCCGACCGCATCTTCACGCTCCATCAGGGCGAACTGATTGCGAAAGGGACACCGGCGGAGATACGGGACCATCCGGCCGTTCGAGAGGCCTACCTCGGAGGTGACGAGGCGTGA
- a CDS encoding ABC transporter ATP-binding protein, producing the protein MSLLRLEDVHSHYGPSHILRGVSLTIEEGEIVTLLGRNGAGKTTTVRSIAGTEPPEVRSGTIQFDGTDITDWPADDVAMGGIGVVPEGRRLFAELTVEENLQMSKITRGWWNTIRRGGLGGGESTMSIDELYELFPRLDERRGQEAGTLSGGEQQMLSIARTLRLPSLELLLLDEPTEGLAPQIVKAVGDAIDEIADQGLTVLLIEQNVREALRIADRGYVLDQGDIVYEGTVDELEEKDLDEYLVV; encoded by the coding sequence GTGAGCCTGCTTCGACTGGAGGACGTCCACTCCCATTACGGCCCGAGTCACATCCTCCGGGGCGTCTCGCTCACCATCGAGGAAGGCGAAATCGTCACGCTCCTCGGACGGAACGGCGCCGGCAAGACGACGACGGTCCGGAGCATCGCCGGCACCGAACCGCCCGAGGTCCGGTCCGGCACGATACAGTTCGACGGGACGGACATCACGGACTGGCCGGCCGACGACGTCGCGATGGGCGGCATCGGCGTCGTGCCCGAGGGGCGTCGCCTGTTCGCCGAACTGACCGTCGAAGAGAACCTCCAGATGTCAAAAATCACGCGCGGGTGGTGGAACACCATCCGGCGGGGTGGTCTGGGCGGCGGCGAGAGCACGATGTCGATCGACGAACTCTACGAGCTGTTCCCGCGACTCGACGAGCGGCGCGGCCAGGAAGCCGGCACGCTCTCAGGTGGCGAACAGCAGATGCTGTCGATCGCCCGGACGCTCCGCTTGCCGAGTCTCGAACTCCTCTTACTGGACGAGCCGACGGAGGGACTCGCGCCCCAGATAGTCAAAGCGGTCGGGGACGCCATCGACGAAATCGCCGACCAAGGGCTAACCGTGTTGCTCATCGAGCAGAACGTCCGCGAGGCGCTGCGCATCGCGGACCGCGGCTACGTCCTCGACCAGGGCGACATCGTCTACGAGGGGACTGTCGACGAGCTCGAAGAGAAGGACCTGGACGAGTACCTCGTCGTCTAA
- a CDS encoding PQQ-binding-like beta-propeller repeat protein, whose amino-acid sequence MPMHSRRRFLAAVSASGLSVAAGCLSSDSEPDSHPISEPISSWPTFHGSRYNTGYTGGADMADSKPSTKWTYDADGAFWGSPIIADGRVYIGSADNAVYALDAETGSEEWSFSAEHRIEATPAYSDGTVYVGSYDKSLYAIDAATGEEQWSRTFDGLIRGSATVWDGDVFVGVGCHNLACAWYANESDVSESGWLYSLDAESGETNWTHEVGNEVVSSPAVTDETVYVGASDGQLYALDPTEGDVDWSYETEDMIWSSPAVAYGSVYITDWNGNVHAVDADAGEQEWLADTAGQYISGSVAVDEEAVYVGHTPYNTLDDPTTNYAKIFRFDQETGEEAWSFETPSSEIGSSPVVTDDHLYVGSHRQTDGGDVGLHALTTDGEEAWFMEIGGRGVGSSPALVDGVLYFGGTDGTVYALE is encoded by the coding sequence ATGCCAATGCACAGCAGGCGACGGTTCCTCGCCGCGGTCTCGGCGTCCGGACTCTCAGTCGCCGCGGGGTGTCTGAGTTCTGACTCCGAACCGGACAGCCACCCGATTTCCGAACCGATCAGCTCCTGGCCCACGTTCCACGGGAGCCGATACAACACCGGCTACACGGGCGGTGCCGATATGGCCGATTCGAAACCGTCGACGAAGTGGACCTACGACGCCGACGGAGCGTTCTGGGGCAGTCCAATCATCGCGGACGGGCGCGTGTACATCGGCAGCGCGGACAACGCCGTCTACGCGCTCGACGCCGAGACGGGCAGCGAGGAGTGGTCGTTCTCGGCCGAACACAGAATCGAGGCGACGCCGGCCTACAGCGACGGGACAGTCTACGTCGGGTCCTACGACAAGAGCTTGTACGCTATCGACGCGGCGACCGGCGAGGAGCAGTGGTCGCGGACGTTCGACGGGCTGATTCGGGGCAGCGCGACCGTCTGGGACGGCGATGTGTTCGTCGGTGTCGGGTGCCACAACCTCGCGTGTGCCTGGTACGCCAACGAGAGTGACGTGTCGGAGAGCGGGTGGCTGTACTCGCTCGACGCCGAGTCCGGCGAGACGAACTGGACACACGAGGTCGGTAACGAAGTGGTGAGTTCCCCCGCGGTCACCGACGAGACCGTGTACGTCGGCGCGTCGGACGGCCAGCTGTACGCACTGGACCCGACAGAGGGCGACGTCGACTGGAGTTACGAGACGGAGGACATGATATGGTCCAGTCCCGCCGTCGCATACGGAAGCGTCTACATTACCGACTGGAACGGGAACGTCCACGCAGTCGACGCGGACGCGGGCGAACAGGAGTGGTTGGCCGACACCGCCGGGCAGTACATCTCGGGCTCCGTCGCCGTCGACGAGGAGGCCGTCTACGTCGGCCACACACCGTACAACACGCTCGACGACCCGACGACGAACTACGCGAAGATATTCCGATTCGACCAGGAGACCGGCGAGGAGGCCTGGAGCTTCGAGACCCCGTCGTCCGAAATCGGCAGCAGCCCGGTCGTGACCGACGACCACCTCTACGTCGGGAGCCACCGACAGACCGACGGCGGTGACGTCGGCCTCCACGCCCTCACGACCGACGGCGAGGAGGCGTGGTTCATGGAAATCGGCGGCAGGGGCGTCGGGTCCAGTCCGGCACTCGTCGACGGCGTCCTCTACTTCGGCGGGACTGACGGGACGGTGTACGCCCTCGAATAG
- a CDS encoding cupin domain-containing protein, with translation MPTSDYFVQPDDVETIQLDWGTLKWMNAPDVTGCEEFSSGVVLLKPGKGHERHTHPDSDEILYILGGEGEQTIGDETRTVSAGEMVYIPKGVEHSTMNTSWEPLRFLAVYSPPGPEAEIREVDGAEIFPPGEVPSE, from the coding sequence ATGCCGACAAGCGACTACTTTGTCCAGCCAGACGACGTCGAGACGATCCAGCTAGACTGGGGGACGCTGAAGTGGATGAACGCGCCCGATGTCACGGGGTGCGAGGAGTTCAGCTCCGGAGTCGTGTTGCTCAAACCCGGCAAGGGCCACGAGCGCCACACCCATCCGGACAGCGACGAGATACTCTACATCCTCGGCGGGGAGGGCGAACAGACAATCGGGGACGAGACGCGCACGGTCAGTGCGGGCGAGATGGTCTACATCCCCAAAGGCGTCGAACACAGTACCATGAACACGTCCTGGGAGCCGCTTCGGTTCCTGGCGGTGTACAGCCCGCCCGGGCCGGAAGCCGAGATACGGGAGGTCGACGGAGCGGAGATTTTCCCGCCGGGCGAGGTTCCGAGCGAGTAA
- a CDS encoding methyl-accepting chemotaxis protein, whose translation MSSIESDRAQTPERPDDAEIGTWEYTPPSGTFRWSAEANRIHGPETGQTGPLSDVLGQFDSETLSLLREDIERAANAGEPFTREIRLADDQQATLRLHGAPVREEGDIVAVRGIAQDSTELSMLRQRVEVLRDASQQLMGAESPETVAQIMADASKNILGYVNTTIRLLDEEEGMLRTTISTEECVSKAGERPDYPVDEATPAARTFRTGESELQQDHEATQDGRDRGELMSGLYVPIGDQGVLSAGDTAISAFDDGDLEAAELLGQLGSEALTRIESQRELQEHNEQLTGFIQEMTASIEEVTTTTNTVETLAAEAVEKANEGDDAIDSVADEVDEIESQVEAAAADIEQLNEVVTEIDEIVNLIHEIADQTNILALNANIEAARAGEAGAGFAVVADEVKALAERTQEATDEIESLIQRVEQQTAQTTESIRASTGYVADGRASAHTSSELLNEVVTAIGETKDGVAEIHQAMEEQSDSIERISATLDE comes from the coding sequence GTGTCCAGTATCGAGTCAGACAGAGCGCAGACTCCGGAGCGACCGGACGACGCCGAAATCGGCACGTGGGAGTACACTCCCCCCTCGGGGACATTTCGGTGGAGCGCCGAGGCGAACCGCATACACGGGCCCGAAACGGGGCAGACGGGGCCGCTCTCGGACGTTCTCGGGCAGTTCGACAGCGAAACACTGTCGCTACTCCGGGAGGATATCGAGCGCGCGGCGAACGCCGGCGAACCGTTCACCCGGGAGATACGGCTGGCCGACGACCAGCAGGCCACGCTTCGCCTGCACGGCGCACCCGTCCGCGAGGAGGGTGACATCGTCGCCGTCCGGGGCATCGCACAGGACAGCACCGAGCTGTCCATGCTCCGTCAGCGCGTCGAGGTGCTCCGCGATGCGAGCCAGCAACTCATGGGCGCCGAGTCGCCGGAGACCGTCGCCCAGATAATGGCCGACGCGTCGAAGAACATTCTCGGATACGTAAACACGACCATCCGACTGCTCGACGAGGAGGAGGGGATGCTTCGCACGACCATCTCCACGGAGGAGTGTGTCTCCAAAGCCGGCGAGCGGCCGGACTATCCCGTCGACGAGGCGACCCCCGCGGCACGGACGTTCCGGACGGGCGAATCCGAATTACAGCAGGATCACGAGGCCACACAGGACGGCCGTGACAGGGGAGAGCTGATGTCCGGGCTCTACGTCCCCATCGGTGACCAAGGGGTGCTGAGTGCGGGCGACACGGCAATCAGCGCCTTCGACGACGGCGACTTGGAGGCCGCGGAACTGCTCGGGCAACTCGGCTCGGAAGCGCTGACCCGTATCGAGTCCCAGCGCGAACTCCAGGAGCACAACGAACAGTTGACCGGGTTCATCCAGGAAATGACCGCAAGCATCGAAGAGGTGACCACGACGACCAACACCGTCGAGACGCTCGCGGCCGAGGCCGTCGAGAAGGCCAACGAGGGCGACGACGCTATCGATTCCGTCGCAGACGAGGTCGACGAAATCGAGTCACAGGTCGAGGCGGCCGCCGCCGACATCGAACAGCTCAACGAAGTCGTCACCGAAATCGACGAGATAGTCAATCTCATCCACGAAATCGCGGACCAGACCAACATCCTCGCGCTCAACGCCAATATCGAAGCTGCGAGGGCCGGCGAAGCGGGCGCGGGCTTTGCCGTCGTCGCCGATGAGGTCAAAGCCCTGGCCGAGCGAACCCAGGAGGCGACCGACGAAATCGAGTCGCTCATTCAGCGCGTCGAGCAACAGACGGCGCAGACGACCGAGAGCATCCGTGCGTCGACCGGCTACGTCGCCGACGGTCGTGCGTCAGCGCACACGTCCAGCGAGTTACTCAACGAAGTGGTGACGGCTATCGGGGAAACGAAAGACGGCGTCGCCGAGATTCACCAAGCGATGGAGGAACAGTCCGACTCCATAGAGCGGATATCCGCCACTCTCGACGAGTAA
- a CDS encoding winged helix-turn-helix domain-containing protein, which translates to MSDEWDDVSYVISSQYRVATLERLQTGPATPSLIATDTDLSIAHVSRALQELQEAELVTLLVSEERRKGRVYGATEQGTAVMETIHAQNMA; encoded by the coding sequence ATGAGCGACGAGTGGGACGACGTGAGTTACGTCATCAGCTCCCAGTACCGCGTGGCAACCCTCGAGCGCTTGCAAACCGGTCCGGCGACGCCATCGCTCATCGCAACCGACACCGACCTGAGTATCGCACACGTCTCACGGGCGCTCCAGGAACTCCAGGAAGCGGAGCTGGTCACGCTATTGGTCTCCGAGGAGCGGCGCAAGGGGCGCGTGTATGGGGCAACTGAGCAAGGGACGGCTGTAATGGAGACGATTCACGCCCAAAACATGGCCTGA
- a CDS encoding hybrid sensor histidine kinase/response regulator: MNTTSQGSVRVLHVDDDSDFADMTATFLEREDDQFAVETATSASAGKKRLEQTQYDCVVSDYDMPGQNGIEFLRSIREQYPELPFILFTGKGSEEVASDAISAGVTDYLQKEGSTDQYAVLANRITNAVEHHRAKKHVEQSERRLREVVDSLPHLLYILDEQGNYLLVNEALATFHGSTIEDIEGSNISDVLNPSAATQFSQYIQDVLETGTTKRAPELEVSDPDGETHVFEPRLQPYEFGDGNGRTVLGIAADVTERKTRERALERTRERMQIALEHTESIIFEIDCDTDEVVRHGAYDEFFDQSADEVLTWEDHLVEAVHPADRDQFQDFYQQLVDGERDSGQIEYRTTPEKGDVRWIRDTVSVRTDSGDESRHVLGIAREITEYKDREQELQRKERRYQAIFDDPHILVGMIDTDGTVLEINDTAMAYVDATESDVAGKPFWETPWFNHSPRVRAEVKEWIERAANGEYVEFEADLVKPDGEQYTVEGVFRPVRDSDGDVVSLIISDREITEQKAYKRQLEQTNALLSTLFDTLPVGVLAEDEGRDVVAINEQMVDLFDLPGSPDEVRGTDCAQLAADVSGMFADPESFVSRIEDVVAKQEPVYNEELALADERTYARSYHPLALSNGDGNLWVYRDITTRKTRETRLATLNETTPELMAAETRTEVAEIGVTAAGDVLGLASNTIYLYDEQEGLVPVVQADAEHDFVGEIPTGEDSIAWRVYERGEASVIEDVRDNPDISTPDSTVRSVLVLPLGKEGILIAASPTAATFDDEDLVLGEILASNIEAALEQVKRTEEIRTREAELTRQNERLEEFASIVSHDLRNPLQVAEGRLELLQEDCETEHVAAIERALARMDALIEDILTLAREGDTVSELEDVNLREVCGACWQHVETAEATLDIRTDKTIRADRSRLQQLIENLVRNAVEHGGGDITVTVGDLDTGFYVADDGRGIPANERESVFAAGYSTEDNGTGFGLSIVKEVADAHGWNITLTESEAGGARFEITEIERT; this comes from the coding sequence ATGAATACCACATCTCAAGGTTCCGTTCGGGTTCTTCACGTTGACGACGACTCCGACTTCGCTGATATGACTGCGACTTTCCTCGAACGGGAGGATGACCAGTTCGCTGTCGAAACAGCCACGAGTGCGAGTGCCGGAAAGAAGCGGCTCGAACAGACCCAGTACGACTGTGTCGTGTCGGATTACGATATGCCGGGCCAGAACGGGATTGAGTTCCTCAGGTCCATCCGAGAGCAGTATCCCGAGTTACCGTTCATTCTATTCACCGGGAAGGGTTCAGAGGAAGTCGCCAGCGATGCCATCTCGGCCGGCGTGACGGACTATCTCCAGAAAGAAGGCAGTACCGACCAGTACGCGGTGCTCGCGAACCGTATCACGAACGCTGTCGAACACCACCGGGCAAAGAAACACGTCGAGCAAAGCGAGCGACGGCTGCGAGAGGTCGTCGATTCGCTCCCCCATCTGCTCTACATACTCGACGAACAGGGGAACTACCTCCTCGTGAACGAAGCGCTCGCGACCTTTCACGGTTCTACGATCGAGGACATCGAAGGGTCGAATATCTCGGACGTGCTCAACCCGTCCGCCGCTACGCAGTTCAGTCAATATATCCAGGATGTGCTTGAAACCGGGACGACCAAGCGGGCTCCGGAGCTCGAAGTGTCCGACCCGGACGGCGAGACACACGTCTTCGAGCCGCGATTGCAGCCGTACGAGTTTGGCGACGGCAACGGCCGCACTGTGCTCGGTATCGCCGCGGATGTCACCGAGCGCAAGACACGCGAACGCGCACTCGAACGTACCCGCGAGCGGATGCAAATCGCGCTCGAACACACGGAGTCGATAATCTTCGAAATCGATTGTGACACCGACGAGGTCGTCCGACACGGTGCCTATGACGAGTTCTTCGACCAGTCGGCGGACGAGGTACTGACGTGGGAAGACCACCTCGTGGAAGCAGTCCATCCCGCTGACCGCGACCAGTTCCAGGACTTCTACCAGCAGCTGGTCGACGGCGAGAGAGATAGCGGCCAAATAGAGTATCGGACGACACCCGAGAAGGGGGACGTGCGTTGGATTCGGGATACGGTCTCTGTCAGGACTGACTCCGGGGACGAATCACGCCACGTACTCGGTATCGCCCGTGAAATCACCGAGTACAAAGACCGTGAGCAAGAACTGCAGCGGAAGGAACGGCGGTACCAGGCTATATTTGACGACCCGCATATCCTCGTCGGCATGATCGACACGGACGGCACGGTGCTCGAAATCAACGACACTGCGATGGCGTACGTCGACGCAACAGAGAGCGATGTGGCGGGTAAGCCGTTCTGGGAGACACCGTGGTTCAATCACTCGCCGAGAGTCCGAGCGGAGGTAAAAGAGTGGATCGAGCGGGCGGCAAATGGCGAATACGTGGAGTTCGAGGCCGACCTCGTCAAGCCAGACGGTGAGCAATATACGGTCGAAGGGGTCTTCAGGCCGGTTCGCGATAGCGATGGCGACGTCGTCTCGCTCATCATCTCGGACCGCGAGATTACAGAGCAGAAAGCGTACAAGCGTCAACTGGAACAGACGAACGCCCTCTTGTCGACGCTATTCGATACGCTTCCCGTCGGCGTGCTCGCCGAAGACGAGGGGCGCGACGTTGTCGCTATCAACGAACAGATGGTCGACCTGTTTGACCTGCCGGGTTCACCCGACGAAGTTCGTGGCACTGACTGTGCGCAACTGGCGGCGGATGTCAGTGGCATGTTCGCCGACCCCGAGTCGTTCGTTTCCCGGATTGAGGACGTGGTTGCCAAGCAGGAACCGGTGTATAACGAGGAACTAGCGCTCGCTGACGAGCGGACGTACGCACGGAGTTACCACCCGCTCGCACTCTCGAACGGTGACGGAAATCTGTGGGTGTATCGCGATATCACCACGAGAAAGACGCGCGAGACGCGCCTTGCAACCCTCAACGAAACGACGCCGGAACTGATGGCTGCGGAGACGCGTACTGAGGTCGCTGAGATAGGCGTTACAGCGGCTGGCGACGTACTGGGACTAGCGTCGAATACGATTTACCTGTACGATGAGCAGGAGGGACTCGTCCCGGTCGTGCAAGCCGACGCCGAGCACGATTTTGTCGGCGAGATACCGACGGGAGAAGACAGTATCGCGTGGCGTGTCTACGAACGAGGGGAAGCGAGTGTTATCGAGGATGTCCGCGACAATCCCGACATATCCACTCCGGACTCCACGGTACGGAGCGTTCTCGTTCTCCCGCTCGGCAAAGAGGGTATCCTGATCGCTGCCTCACCGACGGCGGCGACCTTTGATGACGAGGACCTCGTTCTCGGGGAGATTCTGGCCAGCAACATCGAAGCGGCACTCGAACAGGTCAAGCGGACTGAGGAGATACGCACTCGCGAGGCGGAACTGACGCGTCAGAACGAACGCCTAGAGGAGTTCGCTAGTATCGTCTCACACGACCTGCGGAACCCGCTTCAGGTGGCCGAGGGACGGCTGGAACTATTACAGGAGGACTGCGAAACCGAACACGTCGCCGCCATCGAACGTGCGCTCGCCCGGATGGATGCGTTGATAGAGGACATCCTGACGTTAGCTCGCGAGGGGGACACAGTGAGTGAGCTGGAAGATGTCAACCTCAGGGAAGTCTGCGGGGCGTGCTGGCAACACGTCGAAACCGCCGAGGCGACACTCGATATTAGGACCGACAAGACGATACGGGCCGACCGAAGCCGTCTCCAACAGCTGATAGAGAACCTCGTTCGTAATGCCGTCGAACACGGGGGCGGCGATATCACAGTGACGGTTGGAGACCTCGATACCGGCTTCTACGTCGCCGATGACGGCCGGGGGATTCCGGCGAACGAACGTGAGTCCGTGTTCGCTGCAGGATACTCGACCGAAGATAATGGCACGGGCTTCGGACTGAGCATCGTCAAGGAGGTCGCTGACGCTCATGGGTGGAATATCACGCTCACGGAAAGCGAGGCCGGTGGGGCACGCTTCGAAATCACCGAAATCGAACGCACCTGA
- a CDS encoding PQQ-like beta-propeller repeat protein, protein MAALVVAAPQSVLLGISNDGGRVIWRHTAEDAEYGQVFAASGMAFVEGKIPNSSARFAVRSLGDGAALWTDSLSSHVPQTLAGGRLLTVDHSPNRTRDDTHFAITALDARTGVECWRAVHGGRPQDIAVADGRLIVPTRDHGVLALDPASGDRQWRSDVGGDTAALVDGLIISRQFPGELRALSLADGSLEWSVRSEYFLEEGEGDDGTQYARPGFEVGAVTSEAVIYMLEVYSDYPRRLQARDLETGELLWDVGPEPTPVEFHGYSRPIVVGDDILTIRYARREGSEDLPDALLRLDVATGAERDRITFPTGERVYPPVVADNNLLVPTEERLVAYT, encoded by the coding sequence GTGGCCGCACTCGTGGTGGCCGCCCCACAGAGCGTTCTTCTCGGAATCTCGAACGACGGCGGTCGAGTGATCTGGCGTCACACCGCTGAGGACGCCGAGTACGGACAGGTGTTCGCTGCGAGTGGAATGGCGTTCGTTGAGGGAAAGATCCCTAATTCATCCGCCCGGTTCGCTGTTCGCTCGCTCGGCGACGGTGCGGCGCTGTGGACTGACTCTCTCTCCTCACATGTCCCGCAAACGCTTGCTGGCGGCCGGTTGCTCACCGTCGACCATTCCCCAAATCGGACACGCGACGACACTCACTTTGCCATCACTGCGCTTGACGCCCGTACTGGCGTCGAATGCTGGCGTGCCGTCCATGGAGGACGGCCCCAAGATATCGCGGTCGCCGACGGCCGACTTATCGTCCCGACGCGCGACCACGGCGTCCTCGCACTTGACCCTGCCTCGGGTGACCGACAGTGGCGCTCAGATGTCGGTGGAGACACAGCCGCCCTCGTCGACGGCTTGATCATTTCGAGGCAATTCCCAGGTGAGCTCAGGGCGTTGTCGCTCGCAGATGGATCGCTCGAATGGAGTGTCCGGAGCGAATACTTCCTGGAAGAGGGAGAGGGCGACGACGGCACACAGTATGCCCGCCCCGGATTCGAGGTTGGCGCCGTTACGTCGGAGGCGGTCATTTACATGCTGGAGGTGTATAGCGACTATCCCCGGCGATTGCAGGCCCGCGATCTCGAAACCGGCGAATTGCTGTGGGATGTCGGACCAGAACCCACGCCAGTCGAGTTCCATGGCTACTCGCGGCCGATCGTGGTCGGTGACGATATCTTGACGATCCGGTACGCTCGGCGTGAGGGGAGCGAGGATCTGCCGGACGCACTCCTGCGGCTCGACGTCGCCACCGGGGCGGAGCGTGACCGGATTACCTTCCCGACCGGCGAGCGCGTCTATCCCCCAGTAGTTGCCGACAACAACCTGCTCGTTCCGACAGAGGAGCGATTGGTCGCCTACACGTAA